In a genomic window of Pseudoglutamicibacter albus:
- the rplP gene encoding 50S ribosomal protein L16, producing MLIPRRVKYRKQHHPGRKGMASGGTEVTFGEWGIQALTPAYVTNRQIEAARIAMTRHIKRGGKVWINIFPDRPLTKKPAETRMGSGKGSPEWWVANVKPGRVMFELAGVSEEVAREALRLAIHKLPLKARIVRREGGE from the coding sequence ATGCTGATTCCACGTCGCGTCAAGTACCGCAAGCAGCACCACCCAGGCCGTAAAGGCATGGCCTCTGGTGGCACCGAGGTGACTTTCGGTGAGTGGGGCATCCAGGCCCTGACTCCCGCATACGTCACCAACCGCCAGATCGAAGCTGCACGTATTGCGATGACCCGCCACATCAAGCGTGGCGGTAAGGTCTGGATCAACATCTTCCCAGACCGTCCATTGACCAAGAAGCCTGCCGAAACCCGCATGGGTTCCGGTAAGGGTTCCCCGGAGTGGTGGGTTGCAAACGTCAAGCCAGGCCGCGTTATGTTCGAACTGGCTGGCGTTTCCGAAGAGGTCGCACGCGAAGCTCTTCGCCTGGCAATCCACAAGCTTCCGCTGAAGGCGCGTATTGTGCGCCGCGAGGGTGGTGAATGA
- the rpsQ gene encoding 30S ribosomal protein S17, whose translation MSEKENAVAEEAQARGYRKTLRGYVVSDKMDKTVVVNVEDRVKHALYGKVMRRSKRVKAHDENNTAGVGDLVIVAETRPLSKDKCWRLVEIVEKAK comes from the coding sequence ATGAGCGAAAAGGAGAACGCTGTGGCCGAAGAGGCACAAGCCCGCGGTTACCGCAAAACCCTGCGCGGTTACGTGGTGTCCGACAAGATGGACAAGACCGTTGTGGTCAACGTTGAGGACCGTGTCAAGCACGCCCTCTACGGCAAGGTCATGCGCCGTTCCAAGCGCGTGAAGGCCCACGACGAGAACAACACCGCTGGTGTTGGCGACTTGGTCATCGTGGCTGAGACCCGCCCACTGTCCAAGGACAAGTGCTGGCGTCTGGTTGAGATCGTCGAAAAGGCGAAGTAA
- the rplX gene encoding 50S ribosomal protein L24: MGAKIKKDDLVQVLSGKDKGLQGKVLKVIPSEQRVIVEGVNVVTKHNRVGQTDRGSKTGGIEKVEAPIHVSNVAIVDPETKKPTRVGFRLETVTKDGREKTVRVRYAKASGKDL, translated from the coding sequence ATGGGTGCAAAGATCAAGAAAGACGACCTGGTACAGGTCCTGTCCGGCAAGGACAAGGGGCTGCAGGGCAAGGTTCTGAAGGTTATCCCGTCTGAGCAGCGCGTGATTGTTGAAGGCGTCAACGTCGTCACCAAGCACAACCGAGTAGGCCAGACTGACCGCGGTTCCAAGACCGGCGGCATCGAGAAGGTAGAGGCACCGATCCACGTATCCAACGTCGCGATCGTTGACCCAGAAACCAAGAAGCCAACCCGTGTTGGTTTCCGCCTCGAAACCGTAACCAAGGACGGCCGCGAAAAGACCGTCCGCGTTCGTTACGCCAAGGCTTCCGGGAAGGATCTGTGA
- the rplF gene encoding 50S ribosomal protein L6, with product MSRIGRLPITIPSGVEVKIDGQEVSVKGPKGELSHTVPSMLTVSQEENTVKVERPDDERETRGQHGLTRTLINNMIVGVTEGYSKKLEITGTGYRVMAKGQDLEFQLGFSHPIMVKAAEGVTYTVEGTNKVTVSGIDKQRVGEAAAKIHKLRKQDPYKGKGIKYEGEVIRRKVGKAGK from the coding sequence ATGTCACGTATCGGACGTCTTCCGATCACCATTCCCTCGGGCGTCGAGGTCAAGATCGACGGCCAAGAGGTTTCCGTGAAGGGCCCAAAGGGCGAACTCTCCCACACCGTTCCATCGATGCTGACTGTTTCTCAGGAAGAGAACACCGTCAAGGTCGAACGTCCGGATGACGAGCGTGAAACCCGCGGCCAGCACGGCCTGACCCGCACCTTGATCAACAACATGATCGTAGGTGTCACCGAGGGCTACTCCAAGAAACTCGAAATCACCGGTACCGGTTACCGCGTTATGGCCAAGGGCCAGGATCTCGAGTTCCAGCTCGGCTTCTCGCACCCCATCATGGTGAAGGCCGCCGAAGGCGTGACCTACACCGTGGAAGGCACCAACAAGGTGACCGTTTCGGGTATCGACAAGCAGCGCGTCGGTGAAGCCGCCGCGAAAATCCACAAGCTCCGTAAGCAAGATCCTTACAAGGGTAAGGGCATCAAGTACGAGGGCGAAGTCATCCGCCGCAAGGTCGGAAAGGCAGGTAAGTGA
- the secY gene encoding preprotein translocase subunit SecY, translating into MLSAISRVFKTPDLRRKLLFTIGIIIVYRIGVFIPSPGVDYSAVNQCLAISETTGGLYEFVNLFSGGALLQVSILAMGIMPYITASIIVQLLRVVVPHFEALHKEGQAGQAKLTQYTRYLTVGLGLLQATTLVTLANTGNLFPGCPVEIFPESTLWTISLAIVALTAGTVFIMWLGELATERGVGNGMSLLIFVSIVAGFPGSMMNILQQKGWFIFIVVIILGLVVLGCVVFVEQSQRRVPVQYAKRMIGRRTVGGTSTYIPIKVNMAGVIPVIFASSLLTLPMMMVQFNQDPQGNMPGWVEWINANLATTSAPLHMVLYLLLVFGFTYFYVSITFNPVDVADDMKKYGGFIPGIRAGEPTAKYLSYVSSRITFAGAVYLALIAIIPVVALVSVGANQNFPFGGTSLLIMVGVGLETVKQINAQMQQRHYEGLLR; encoded by the coding sequence GTGCTGAGCGCAATATCAAGGGTTTTCAAAACCCCAGATCTGCGGCGCAAACTGCTGTTTACGATCGGCATTATCATCGTTTACCGCATCGGCGTTTTCATTCCGTCCCCAGGTGTGGACTATTCCGCGGTCAACCAGTGTCTAGCGATCTCAGAGACCACGGGTGGTCTCTACGAGTTCGTTAACTTGTTCTCCGGTGGCGCACTGTTGCAGGTTTCGATCCTTGCGATGGGCATTATGCCCTACATTACTGCCTCCATTATTGTGCAGTTGTTGCGCGTGGTTGTCCCGCACTTTGAAGCCCTCCATAAGGAGGGCCAAGCTGGCCAGGCGAAGCTGACTCAGTACACGCGTTACCTCACGGTCGGTTTGGGCCTTTTGCAGGCCACCACGTTGGTCACGCTCGCTAACACCGGCAACCTGTTCCCGGGTTGCCCAGTAGAGATCTTCCCGGAGAGCACTCTGTGGACTATTTCGCTTGCGATCGTCGCGCTCACCGCCGGTACGGTCTTCATCATGTGGCTCGGTGAGCTGGCAACCGAACGCGGTGTCGGTAACGGTATGTCTTTGCTGATCTTCGTTTCGATCGTCGCTGGCTTCCCAGGTTCGATGATGAACATCCTTCAGCAGAAGGGCTGGTTCATCTTCATCGTCGTGATCATCCTTGGCCTCGTGGTTCTGGGTTGTGTGGTCTTCGTTGAGCAGTCGCAGCGTCGCGTACCTGTTCAGTACGCCAAGCGAATGATTGGTCGCCGCACGGTGGGCGGCACCTCCACGTATATCCCGATCAAGGTCAACATGGCCGGCGTGATCCCGGTGATCTTCGCGTCCTCGCTGCTGACGCTGCCGATGATGATGGTCCAGTTCAACCAGGACCCGCAGGGCAATATGCCTGGCTGGGTTGAGTGGATCAACGCTAACCTCGCTACCACCTCGGCGCCACTGCACATGGTTCTGTACCTGCTGCTGGTGTTCGGTTTCACTTATTTCTACGTCTCCATCACGTTCAACCCGGTTGATGTTGCAGACGACATGAAGAAGTACGGCGGCTTTATTCCGGGCATCCGCGCGGGCGAGCCGACCGCTAAGTATCTGAGCTACGTCTCGTCCCGTATCACGTTTGCTGGCGCCGTCTACTTGGCGTTGATCGCGATCATCCCAGTGGTTGCGTTGGTTTCGGTCGGGGCAAACCAAAACTTCCCATTCGGTGGTACCTCGCTGCTGATTATGGTTGGTGTTGGTCTTGAGACGGTCAAGCAGATCAACGCTCAGATGCAGCAACGACACTACGAAGGACTTCTGCGATGA
- the rpmC gene encoding 50S ribosomal protein L29: protein MAIGSKDLAVDKLDGMDNARLNEELANAKKELFNLRFQAATGQLEQHGRLKAVKRDIARIYTILRERELGIREDVVATQADEKKKTKKKSKKAEDAK from the coding sequence ATGGCTATCGGTTCTAAGGATCTCGCAGTCGATAAGCTCGACGGCATGGACAACGCTCGTCTGAACGAGGAGCTTGCAAACGCAAAGAAGGAACTGTTCAACTTGCGTTTCCAGGCTGCAACCGGTCAGCTCGAGCAGCATGGTCGTCTCAAGGCCGTCAAGCGCGACATCGCTCGTATCTACACGATTCTTCGTGAGCGCGAGCTCGGCATCCGCGAGGATGTCGTCGCAACCCAGGCTGACGAGAAGAAGAAGACCAAGAAGAAATCCAAGAAGGCGGAGGACGCTAAGTGA
- the rplN gene encoding 50S ribosomal protein L14: protein MIQQESRLKVADNTGAKEILAIRVLGGTNRRYAGIGDVIVATVKDAIPGGNVKKGDVVKAVVVRTKKERRRVDGSYIKFDENAAVILKNDNEPRGTRIFGPVARELRDKRFMKIVSLAPEVL from the coding sequence GTGATTCAGCAGGAATCGCGACTGAAGGTCGCCGACAACACGGGCGCCAAGGAAATCCTGGCCATCCGCGTTCTCGGCGGAACCAACCGTCGCTATGCAGGAATTGGTGACGTCATCGTCGCCACCGTCAAGGACGCGATCCCTGGCGGAAACGTGAAGAAGGGCGACGTCGTCAAAGCCGTCGTCGTCCGTACCAAGAAGGAACGTCGCCGCGTTGACGGTTCGTACATCAAGTTCGACGAAAACGCAGCCGTAATCCTCAAGAACGACAACGAGCCACGCGGTACGCGTATCTTCGGGCCAGTCGCCCGCGAGCTGCGCGATAAGCGTTTCATGAAGATCGTTTCGCTGGCGCCGGAGGTGCTCTGA
- the rplR gene encoding 50S ribosomal protein L18, with product MALATKKSSRAASRSRRHARVRKHIVGTAVRPRLVVSRSARHIVAQIVDDGRGVTLASARTMEADIRAFEGDKTAKAKRVGELIAERAKAAGIEAVVFDRGGNKYHGRVAAVAEGAREGGLAL from the coding sequence ATGGCTCTGGCTACAAAGAAGAGCTCCCGGGCTGCCTCCCGCAGCCGTCGTCACGCTCGTGTGCGCAAGCACATCGTGGGCACCGCTGTCCGTCCGCGCCTCGTCGTATCCCGCTCCGCGCGCCACATTGTCGCGCAGATCGTGGACGATGGCCGCGGCGTGACGCTCGCGTCCGCCCGCACCATGGAAGCCGATATTCGTGCTTTCGAGGGTGACAAGACCGCAAAGGCTAAGCGTGTTGGCGAACTCATCGCTGAACGCGCGAAGGCAGCCGGTATCGAAGCCGTGGTTTTCGACCGCGGCGGTAACAAGTATCACGGCCGCGTGGCCGCGGTCGCCGAAGGCGCGCGTGAAGGTGGGCTGGCACTGTGA
- the rpmD gene encoding 50S ribosomal protein L30 — MMKNLTPSDAKLNITLVRSVAGRTPAQRETVRSLGLKRIGHTVERTADAVTVGMVNKVKHLVEVEEAK; from the coding sequence ATTATGAAGAACCTGACTCCGTCTGATGCAAAGCTGAACATCACCCTTGTTCGTTCCGTCGCTGGCCGCACCCCGGCACAGCGTGAGACGGTCCGCTCGCTGGGTCTCAAGCGCATCGGCCACACGGTTGAGCGCACCGCAGACGCAGTAACCGTTGGCATGGTGAACAAGGTGAAGCACCTGGTTGAGGTCGAGGAGGCCAAGTAA
- the rpsH gene encoding 30S ribosomal protein S8, protein MTMTDPVADMLTRLRNANSAHHEDVTMPSSKLKVRIAEILKAEGYIADYAEEEARVGKNLKIDLKFGPNRERAIAGVRRVSKPGLRVYAKSTELPKVLGGLGIAILSTSSGLLTDRQAESKGVGGEVVAYVW, encoded by the coding sequence ATGACCATGACAGATCCGGTCGCAGACATGCTGACGCGTCTGCGCAACGCGAACTCTGCACACCATGAGGACGTCACCATGCCGTCCTCCAAGCTGAAGGTCCGCATCGCGGAAATCCTCAAGGCTGAAGGCTACATCGCCGACTACGCCGAAGAGGAAGCCCGCGTTGGTAAGAACCTCAAGATTGACCTGAAGTTCGGCCCAAACCGTGAGCGCGCCATCGCAGGCGTACGCCGCGTGTCCAAGCCGGGCTTGCGCGTCTACGCGAAGTCCACTGAGCTGCCTAAGGTATTGGGTGGTCTTGGCATCGCGATCCTGTCCACGTCTTCCGGTCTTCTCACCGACCGGCAGGCAGAGTCCAAGGGCGTTGGCGGCGAAGTCGTCGCTTACGTCTGGTAA
- the rplO gene encoding 50S ribosomal protein L15, protein MSENTENPIKIHDLAPAPGSRKSKTRVGRGEASKGKTAGRGTKGTKARRQVPAGFQGGQLPLHMRLPKLRGFKNPFRTEYQVVNLTRLEELFPEGGEVTVEALVAKGAVRKNQPVKVLGTGELNVKLDVKVNAFSASASEKIQAAGGSATTV, encoded by the coding sequence ATGTCTGAGAACACTGAGAACCCGATCAAGATCCACGATCTTGCCCCGGCACCAGGTTCCCGCAAGTCCAAGACTCGCGTTGGCCGTGGTGAAGCATCCAAGGGTAAGACCGCAGGTCGCGGTACCAAGGGCACCAAGGCTCGTCGCCAGGTACCTGCAGGCTTCCAGGGCGGTCAGCTTCCGCTGCACATGCGCCTGCCGAAGCTCCGCGGCTTCAAGAACCCATTCCGCACCGAGTACCAGGTTGTCAACCTGACCCGCCTTGAGGAACTGTTCCCAGAGGGCGGCGAGGTCACCGTTGAGGCACTCGTTGCTAAGGGCGCGGTACGCAAGAACCAGCCAGTCAAGGTGCTTGGCACCGGCGAACTGAACGTGAAGCTCGATGTGAAGGTCAATGCCTTCTCCGCATCGGCTTCTGAGAAGATTCAGGCAGCTGGCGGTTCCGCTACCACCGTCTAA
- the rpsE gene encoding 30S ribosomal protein S5 yields MKNEAPVAEQNKTQGEEQKDAGQRRGRGEGRGRGEGRGRGEDRGRGRDNRRGQDEDKDKFLERVVTINRVSKVVKGGRRFSFTALVVVGDGNGMVGVGYGKAKEVPAAIQKGVEEAKKNFFRVPRVGTTIPHRVKGEAAAGVVLLVPAAEGTGVIAGGPVRAVLECAGIHDVLSKSMGSTNQINIVHGTIAALKSLEEPAAVAARRGLALDEVAPSAMIRKMQNAKAGA; encoded by the coding sequence ATGAAGAACGAAGCCCCTGTGGCAGAGCAGAACAAAACCCAGGGCGAAGAGCAGAAAGACGCCGGTCAGCGTCGCGGACGTGGCGAAGGCCGCGGTCGCGGTGAAGGCCGTGGACGTGGCGAAGATCGCGGCCGTGGCCGTGACAACCGCCGTGGCCAGGACGAAGACAAAGACAAGTTCCTCGAGCGCGTCGTAACCATTAACCGTGTTTCCAAGGTTGTCAAGGGTGGTCGTCGCTTCAGCTTCACCGCTCTTGTCGTAGTAGGTGACGGCAACGGCATGGTTGGCGTCGGCTACGGTAAGGCCAAGGAAGTTCCAGCAGCCATCCAGAAGGGTGTGGAAGAAGCTAAGAAGAACTTCTTCCGCGTTCCACGCGTTGGCACCACCATCCCGCACCGCGTCAAGGGCGAAGCCGCTGCAGGCGTCGTTCTCCTTGTCCCGGCCGCTGAGGGTACTGGTGTTATCGCTGGCGGTCCGGTTCGTGCAGTACTCGAATGCGCTGGCATTCACGACGTGCTGTCCAAGTCGATGGGCTCCACGAACCAGATCAACATCGTGCACGGCACCATCGCTGCGCTGAAGTCGCTTGAAGAGCCAGCAGCTGTCGCTGCTCGCCGCGGCTTGGCCCTCGATGAGGTTGCTCCAAGCGCGATGATCCGCAAGATGCAGAACGCGAAGGCAGGTGCCTAA
- the rplE gene encoding 50S ribosomal protein L5, which produces MTETTTKIQPRLKTKYRDEIRDELQKQFDYKNVMEVPGLVKVVVNMGVGEAARDSKVIEGAVRDLTAITGQKPLVSKARKSIAQFKLREGMPIGAYATLRNDRMWEFVDRLVTLALPRIRDFRGLNPKQFDGNGNYTFGLTEQVMFHEIDPDKIDRTRGMDITLVTTAKTDEEGRALLKALGFPFKNEN; this is translated from the coding sequence ATGACTGAGACCACTACCAAGATCCAGCCGCGTCTGAAGACGAAGTACCGCGACGAGATCCGCGACGAACTGCAGAAGCAGTTCGACTACAAGAACGTCATGGAAGTTCCAGGCCTTGTGAAGGTCGTTGTGAACATGGGCGTTGGCGAAGCCGCACGTGACTCGAAGGTCATCGAAGGCGCAGTACGCGACCTGACCGCGATCACCGGCCAGAAGCCACTTGTATCCAAGGCTCGCAAGTCGATTGCACAGTTCAAGCTGCGCGAAGGCATGCCAATCGGCGCCTACGCGACCCTGCGCAACGACCGCATGTGGGAGTTCGTTGACCGCCTCGTCACGCTGGCACTGCCACGTATCCGTGACTTCCGTGGTCTGAACCCTAAACAGTTCGACGGCAACGGGAACTACACCTTCGGTCTGACCGAGCAGGTTATGTTCCATGAAATCGATCCAGACAAGATCGACCGCACCCGCGGTATGGACATCACCCTTGTGACCACCGCTAAGACCGACGAAGAAGGCCGCGCACTGCTCAAGGCGCTGGGCTTCCCGTTCAAGAACGAAAACTAA